A region of the Aethina tumida isolate Nest 87 chromosome 3, icAetTumi1.1, whole genome shotgun sequence genome:
ttttttttatttaattccattTCATTTTAACATACTAACTGTTAGATCATTGCGAATGTTCCACAAGCTTTTGCGATGTGAAtgtctcattttttatttggttaaCCCGTAGTAGATAGTTTAATGGTGATTGTCGATCAATTCGATTATTGCACGATAGACAGATTTATTTGACAATTGGTGATTTTCGAATAatacgtttttaaaaataaatgcttaCTCATTTCTGTGTCGATGGAAATAAGACTTGGcacgtttaatttataaatcaacttgaaactgttatttttaaactttattgtaGCATTTTTGATCATAATAACGTgcttttagatatttagatttcAAGATTATACAGTTCAGTTTAAAAAGTAACatacatacaattaaatattaaaaaaattaagtattttatttctttgaaaaaaattttttatcaatttttaaatgattttatttttattcaaattataagttttagaATAGAATTTAGAACCATTTATTGTTATGATAATAACATGtaattttcaaactttttcataatttaataaacacatatttttgtttcaaacatTCTATTAATGTACTCAACTGAaaactcaatttattttatttaaaataataataataataataaaaaatatttttatctaattaaacaaacaaatctgtctttttttaatatttatgacatataatatcataattattaattttacataaatttttataatctataaaCTGATTGAGAATCTCCATTTGAATAACGTATTTTctccaacaataaataatatcttctGGAGAGatcaaaataaacacaaaaatcatGATGCATCATTGCGGAGTCCCTTTGACCGTCAGCCTGCCCCAGTCCAGTAGAGTCCCTGGTCTCACAGTTTGCCCGATTTGCAGGTGGTAAGCATCTGAGGGGTGACCTGAAATGGCCCCCAGAGGACGTCAGGGCCCGCATGGAGCAGGAGCGCAAACACGAAGAAGAGATCGCCATGGGCCCGGCGGTGCGGCCACCCAAGAACATCAAGGACTACAGCAGCTTCTATGAACAGAACAGGCTCAACGACACATATCCGAGATACGTGATCCCGCCCGGCACGCAGTTCTTCAGACCCGTGTGAATGGCGCGGTGATCCGTCCTTGATTAACCTCGATTTAATTGTGGTTAACTTTATGTTATGgcgaaagttttaatataatttactgttttttttgttgaattaagtCAATGTAAGAGGCGTCTACGTCTGGTGGTTTTATGCATACTTCAACTGCGGACGTGGacgtgtaaaaaaaataaacgtgtACCTTAATTTTACGTGGTAACTTCTAGTCCGTAAGATGCTAAGTTTGTGATAATGCTGAACTGATTTTATGTAGTCACTTATACATAACTAACACATTATTTGGGTGGACCCATGAGTTTGCCCATGGTTGCAAATTGAATTATCTTATAAAGATGTATATAATTCTTTTTTGTAAGCCTGaggcttattaattttacttatatatcATTGATAATGACGACAAGCCGCTTTTGCAAGAAAATTTACTATTCGATTCGAGCTTTTGCTGTAcgcaaaatgtttattgtaatttatatttatatacggaaaatttcaaataaatattattgacaccTCGTCAAACtgtagtttttattatcatcGTGGATCCAATGTTGTTTAATAACTTATATGTACCATTTTGAAGGAaagggatttttttttaaataattatgataaacatgcaattaagtttatttttatctaatttagtATGCTCTACCACACATAGCTCTACcttacaaacattttgtaataaaaaattagtcatTGTACTTAAAATAAGAGTAATTATCATATGTACAAGGGCAGTACTCGacctaacaaaaaaattaaatttgattacttTTCCCATCGATGCTGGTCCTTTGAGTGTTCTCTCATCTCATGTGTGAAATAGTGGGTCCATGTGTCTCTTCAAgtgttatgaattaaatcATGTACTTTTAGTAGACGATCATCATGTACAGTTTTAACCATTTCTGGAATTGTTACTTCATTTAGCTTTGTACTGTGCGGTCAAACGGTCAATATTTTACTGCTGTAAATGAGGAAACGACTCCTCAGAGTATAATCCAACTAGTTTTTGTTAATGATTATAATGAGATCTTTCAATCGAATGTTTTTCCgtgtatacaaaatttatcgaGACGTCCTCTACTGAtgactgtaaaataaattctaattaattatattctaaaaatttgaatttatatatcaagaTATTAACTCTGAAGCGTCgaagttaatagttaaaaataaaaaaaaaaacagatatttttaaaagtataaaggaatttctgtttttttttaaaagctataaaattaatgttaaagtttTCCACTgcctaatttgtatattaaattattattgtagtaTTACcccttatttaaaaataaaattggattagATTGTTATCTTCAACGTTGTTACAACACAGTATAACACGTgcaattcaaaattgaaaatatgaaaataaaactatttatattatcttCGTTTTCAGGTGGGGAGGCCCCCAAAACAGGTACAAAGTTTGTATTTTACCCTAGCGCTGAAGAAGAGAACAAGAAGCGCATCGCCTTGGCCAAAGGGCGCCTCCTGCGTCCTAGACGCATTCAGAGAGACTACACCGAATTGTTTGAAAAGAACGATGTTGTCCATACTGTGCCAAAATACCGCGCTCCACCCGGCACTGCTGTAGCTGATGTTTCAGACCTGTAATAAATATCTATGATTTGGTAATGGAGACTAAACCATATGTTGTAACATCGGGTGATTTTTGGGGAGAAATCATGTAAACAGTAAAAGGAGAGGTTAAGGTTCAGTCAAATATGATGTTTTCTGTTTCAGGATGAGAATCGTATTGTATTTCGCTTAGATAGTAGAGTTCTAAATTTGTTGCTTTGTTGATCGATATTTGCTTTTTgagttgtaatttaaataaattgtaatgtaGGCATATCTATGTTCACTTTAATAAAGCTTGCAGTTGTGCTCATAATAACAATGGAaagatgttttattattattcattttattagtcAATTAATTGGACACAAATGAGTACAAGGACTATCCTGCAGGTTTTCCTTCATTTACATTGACCTACTGTCGCGAAGcttgtttcaaatattaataggtttctatatataataaaagcaaCACGTAAAAAGATAATATctagtttatttacattaaatgcagaaaaataacaattttttatgtacaaacAACATCGACAAACGTGTTTCCTGAGTTCGCTATtagcttttaaatttaacgattGCACAATCGCACACAATCATtctaaacaacaaataaaaaaacagtgaATTAATGTGTATTTAGCTTTTAGTATTATAACAAAACTCTTGTATagtcaaaaaaatgtataattaaaaaatttatcacaCCAAAGAAAATCCCTCAGTTTGTTGTATAGCCTGCATAAGCTTGTATCGGAGtctttcttttgttttatagCGCGGCAAATCCAAAAGGTTGAAGCACGTGTGAGCTACCGGCAAGAATTTATCATCATTCGTCGGCTGAAGTACAATCTGGAACATTATGGTTACAACTTTTTTTAGATTGATGAATTACATGTGATACAATAATACaacaatacaatacaataattttaacatttcaggATTAaggattttattcattttagttCTTAAACCTTATTTTACCTTAATGGCCCTCATGCCCTGAATTGGTATTCTATCGCTGCCAGTAAGGAAAAGCAAAAACTTCTTCTTATCAGCTAAGGACATCTCATGTATGACTTCCCAAAACCAGCGGATTGTCTGGTCCGACGATTTATAACCGTCCTTATATTCGGCTGTCTCTTCGAGCGCGTGCCAGTCATAGTTTTCGTTACCAATTACCACCGCCATTAGTTCATGCGAATGGAACAGCTTTAACACTCTACCCCCACAAacctaaaaatgataatttatatttaggcGCTTTagcattataattttaagacatACTTTCATGAACCCATTATGGAAAGCTTTATATTGCTCCTTGACGGATTGATTAAAGATATAGTCCACGTAGAGTTGTACGTACTCCTGCTTGTTCTCCGCGGTCACAGGAATATTTGAACCGTTCTCTTTTAATTCTGTCACTTGGATTTCGCCCCAAACATCACGCGTGATATCAAAGGACAGTGCAAACACATCTTGAACATCCGGCCGATCGTAATCCAAAAGTTGTTGCAATGAATTTGCCATTACCGGTGAGAGACCCTTCAAATCGGCCAAACCTATGGTTTCGCCAAgcaattttttgtaaagtgCCAGAGGGAATGGGATGTCGATGATGATGAAGTTGTATATGGCAAGGCCACAAATCATACCTGAATTTAAAgagattaagaaaataaaattatttaaaaaatgttaaaatacctATGAGGAAATAAACGCCTGCGTCCTCGAAGGAATGCTCTGAAAACCAGATGGCTCGGGTCTCGCTGTATTCTCTAAACATTCCGTATTTTGGATCGAGGATTTCCCGCAGTAGCAACATGAAGAATTCTTTCCTGACACCGCCCGCATCTTCCGCCTCCTCCCCATAAAATCTGATTTTGAGGGGCTTCTTTAGGTCGCTTGGATCTATGTTAACCAATTCGTTTAAGGCATCACGTACTATGTTTTCGCGGGACACATTCAGAACGAGGAACTGATTGATGGAATGGATGTTGGCGGGGGAGTACAAAAGTGCCAGCACCGCCTGTTGGGCGGCATTCTGCATTGCGTTTTGCATCTGTAGCGATTGATCGGTTTCCAGGAGAAGCGTTTTGGCTTGGGCATCGAACACGAACGGATAATTGCAGAGGAACAGTTTTCCCGACTGGAAAcatttcagtaattaaaaactaataaatgttGATTGCTGACAAAATTGATATTGACAAATGACGAAgtgaattcaataaattcttacCCTTTCCTCccaaaaatccataaaaatttttaatagtccaAATCGATAAAGCGGCATGTTTGCTGAGCTTTCGCAATTTGAGTTTgataatactaattatattaatttactttttcaataaaaatagttttgatttaactgacatcaaaaaaatattttgtgcattgcatacaaaaattaaatgtcataAACTAATAGTCGTACATCAATTGTTCTATGTTATTTGTTagctacttgatttttatactatattatagtttatataaGCTATAATAACGTGATAAAACATGTCAaacattcttatttaaatggttatgtattttagaacattttaaaatatgtggcTTAATGCAGCAGACTACAATTAAATGGTTTTTAGCGTAGCAAAATCATTTTTCCAATGATACAAAAATACTGCAATATCAAAAAACGTACgtacgaaatatttttttgaccaTATTTGTAAATGTTATCAAACTTGTAAAGTTTAGCACTTAAAAGAGAAAAACAAGGGCAAgacatttatgaatattaattaaaaaatttaatactaaataaacatttgaatataaaaataattaatagtcaaaatcatattctaattaacaatttgaaaataactaattaaacattttaaaaagctcCAAgcctttaattatgttttgttattgaatttttatttctatctaAAAAAGAACAtcattgtttttatgttaGCTTTAAGTTTAGTTTCGCTATTAAATTACatgaataaactttttatctacattttaaaataaacaagttgCCTGtgataaaacatttgaaacattttaatagtcGAAACTGATAATATCTCTGAAATGTGACTTAACTGGCGAACTGGCTGGCGAtaactcaaattaaaatgGGCCATTTATAGCAGATgttctgtatttttaatattattattcaattgcaGTTCTCAAGTTTTCGTCTGTGAACAAAAAGACAATTTTCATTAGAATTCTGGAAAATGAAAATCGATGAATTACGGAgtaaacataaacatttagATTTCAGTAGGTGTTTTGCAAGTAGCTCTAATGGATAATGTGTTGGCAGCACTGAAATATCTGACAGCCGGTTTAAGGTTATGTCATCTGTTTTGTTGACATTTGGGCATCTCAAGTCTCATGTCGTACAAAGACGATTCGCCGGCCGAGCTCGAATCGCAGTTCATCTTGCGGTTGCCGGCGGAAGCGGCCAAAATTTTACGTGAAGCCATACGAAACAACAGTACACTTAAAGACAGACTAACTATAAAAATCGAAAATGACATGCGACATGGTGAAGTGCGCGTCGACCAGTATGTTATGTCTGCGAAAGTGGTCGATTTACCCACTATTGTTGAATCACTTAAGACAATTGATAATAAAGGATTTTATAAAACGGCTGACATTTGCCAAATGTTGATATGCAGAGATGAAGATGATCAAACAACTGATGAAGACTCTCCACAAAAGACAAAGAAGAAAGATCCAaataaagttgaaaaaaaGTACTTACTACCACATGGAATGACGCCGCCCatgaaaaatgtaagaaaGCGTAGATTTAGGAAAACTCTTAAGAAAAAGAATGTTGAAGCTCCAGAAATTGAGAAAGAGGTAAAACGATTGCTCAGATCAGACAATGATGCTGTTAGTGTAAAATGGGAAGTTATTAATGAGGATGATGATAATAAAGTCAATAAGGGAACTGTAATTAAAAAGGAACCAGTGGAACCTGTTAATCAAAATGTTGCAGAACATGATATATTTGGTGGGGCAGTCAGTGATTCTGATGAAGAAgaaacacatttaaatgtgATGGATTTGGACGAGAACAGTCAGAATACAGCAGATGATAGCCATTTGAGTGATTCAAACTCAGTAATGAACAATTCTGCAGAGGTAAAACAATTAACAGAATTCACAAGTGAAATGTTCAGAGAGATGCAAAACTCCCCAACCCTCATGAATGAGATGGATTATTATCAGCATTCAACATCCAGTATGACTTATTCTGAGAATATATCAAAGGGAAATATTGAGAGTAGAATGGATCAAATTCACAAAGAACTTGAGATGCTGAAAGCACAGCAACATCAACAGGAGACTAAAATTGAAAGTGTTGAGAATTTGGCTTTGAGGCACAGATTCCAGGAGAGTTTGCAACAGTTATTACAAAAACAACTTGAAAAAGAACAAGAGCTCTATGATTTACaagaattattgaaaaattatgagTAATTTACAGTAAcaggaataatttaattatatttttatttatattatcttgcagatatcaatttttacatattatataaaactgtaggattaatttatatattatataatatagcatattaatttacatttacatattttattcctttttatCAAGTTTAGAAGATGTAATGtctataaagaatatttaattaagttgtactttttaataattcatggtAAATTTCAATTGTCAATTTAAGCCAATGGAAAATTGTATTCTATTTCTTTTTGTCAAGTCTAGAAGTTGTAATGtctataaagaatatttaattaagttgtactttttaataatcatggTAAATTTCAATTGTTGATTTAAGCCAATCGAAAATTGTATTCTTATTCTTCTTCTgcatcttttatatttacactttatatactttttattgctACTAGAAGATTAATGTATATAAGCAAGCATCtggtataattattatgtgtgCCTAAggattatacaattaagaatgaatttattatgtgtatattttgttattttattgaaaaataaatattgtgcgcattattatattgatgattgtattaattatactttaccACTTTATATGgactttattatataaaataccttttttatataacattaattcattcattaaaatccaATTATTCCAACAttcccattttaatttttatttttatacgttttgaataatttgaattgataTTCTAAtaggttaaataaatttcacaaatatttttaagtgaaataaattatagttttataagtgatttaatatgtaaactgttagaaaattctaaagaatctctaatatttaatacgtaAATAGTACTTACCCCCGGATCGCCCAACCACAATAAATAGTCTACTCGCACATCAAGACACTCTGAAAGCTCATTCAAGTGGAATGTATCATAAGGCACTTTCAAACCGTCAACGCTGTGGTTCAGTTTGTTGAGCAGCGACAGCACATCCAACATAGCCACTAGACTCGCGTCATAGAACGCCgtctatacaaaataaaataataaatattatttaaattaaaaggttCAAATTGTCTACCTTTCCTTCGGGAATTTCCTGACTACGTAGCACGAACATGGCCACTGACTTAAATATGTTGACTAGTCGTTCGAAATACTCGACAGACATAGTGCTCCACCAGCCGGCAACGACGCGACCCGGCTGCGGTTTCAATCGGAGAACGGCCGCAGCGAACGGTTTCTGCAGCCGCATGTGATGTTTTGGGTTGTTAAATTCGTGATAAAGAGGGAGCGTCAGATATATACGTAAAGCTTCCACGTCCGGCGGTGAAGGCAGCAGTTGGCCCAAAAGATCATCTGTGATTTCATTGAAAATCTGAAATGGGGCatttatgaatgttttatatttgaaaaattgaaagttaAATTACAAGATCTTTAATACTACTGTTCTCGATGCGTGCAATTAAGTCGAAGGTATCTTGAGCAGCTTGAATGTCGACCCCTGAGTGCCTGCTGGTGCAGTAATAGTGTTGATCGCCAGACTCCAGGAATGAAGCGTTTAAACAGGCCTGGCTTTTGAAAACTACTTCTAGATACTTAAGCGTTTCTTGATCAACTGGTGCATCTTCTGGTAAACCCACCATGTCTTCTACAGACGAATAACTTAACGCTAAAaaggaaaattgaaataatactggtgttatttaattttaaattcgccAATTAACCGACCTACAATCTGACTTTGTTCATTATAGTCCCTACAATCATAAGCAACCTCAGTAGTTTCATTTTGCTTAGTTACAGTGACGAAACAGTGATCACCTCCGCCGAAAATCCTTCGGACAACTATGTTGGGCGCGTCGTTCTTGCGCACCACCGGAGTACCACCAGGCGAACACCAAGGGCCTAATACCACTTGTGGCGTGGCGGCGCTAGACGACTTGCGTAATCCTAGTTGACCGCTGCCACCTATGCCAAAGCTGTAAACGCGACCGCGGGATGGAACTAAGGCCAACGAATGTTGACGGCCGCAACTCACTTGGGTGATGACAGAACCCATAAGTTCTACAACCTGGAcaacagtaattaattattaatttaatagatacacataaatatttactttttaccaaGATACCTATTATCTTTACTCCCTTTTGGATGTGAATTAAAAGcaaaccaaaaaaataaactaaatgaaCCACCCACTGTTATTCTAATaagtacaattatttattttatccggTTTGATTTGTATTCAAGTACCAATATGGAGTAGTTTTCCCGCACCCTGAATAATATCTACCTGTCTGGGCAGGATTTCGTTGCTGCTAGTACCATGGCCAAGTTGTCCATACATACCGGCCCCGCAGGTGAAAACTCCCCCGTCGGAGGTCAAAAACATGGAAAACTCCTCTCCGCAGGAAATGTATTTCACCCTCAGGTTACGTAATGTACGCAATTGCTGCGGAAATTTTTTGTTGTCCACGTCATTTATTCCCAACTGTCCTTTAGTATTTTTTCCTGTACAACATATAATAAAGTATTGAC
Encoded here:
- the LOC109598283 gene encoding probable E3 ubiquitin-protein ligase HERC4 isoform X4 — translated: MGFRLSWSAGPADRWRKFAGNTTYHQGTCRPHRGPNRVWSASLSRANEQILFVGGEILTWGANNFGQLGLGTMTAQEPLPTVVRSLSGVPMSHISCGANHTLVISKSGAVFGWGKNTKGQLGINDVDNKKFPQQLRTLRNLRVKYISCGEEFSMFLTSDGGVFTCGAGMYGQLGHGTSSNEILPRQVVELMGSVITQVSCGRQHSLALVPSRGRVYSFGIGGSGQLGLRKSSSAATPQVVLGPWCSPGGTPVVRKNDAPNIVVRRIFGGGDHCFVTVTKQNETTEVAYDCRDYNEQSQIVALSYSSVEDMVGLPEDAPVDQETLKYLEVVFKSQACLNASFLESGDQHYYCTSRHSGVDIQAAQDTFDLIARIENSSIKDLIFNEITDDLLGQLLPSPPDVEALRIYLTLPLYHEFNNPKHHMRLQKPFAAAVLRLKPQPGRVVAGWWSTMSVEYFERLVNIFKSVAMFVLRSQEIPEGKTAFYDASLVAMLDVLSLLNKLNHSVDGLKVPYDTFHLNELSECLDVRVDYLLWLGDPGSGKLFLCNYPFVFDAQAKTLLLETDQSLQMQNAMQNAAQQAVLALLYSPANIHSINQFLVLNVSRENIVRDALNELVNIDPSDLKKPLKIRFYGEEAEDAGGVRKEFFMLLLREILDPKYGMFREYSETRAIWFSEHSFEDAGVYFLIGMICGLAIYNFIIIDIPFPLALYKKLLGETIGLADLKGLSPVMANSLQQLLDYDRPDVQDVFALSFDITRDVWGEIQVTELKENGSNIPVTAENKQEYVQLYVDYIFNQSVKEQYKAFHNGFMKVCGGRVLKLFHSHELMAVVIGNENYDWHALEETAEYKDGYKSSDQTIRWFWEVIHEMSLADKKKFLLFLTGSDRIPIQGMRAIKIVLQPTNDDKFLPVAHTCFNLLDLPRYKTKERLRYKLMQAIQQTEGFSLV
- the LOC109598283 gene encoding probable E3 ubiquitin-protein ligase HERC4 isoform X1, which codes for MYAWGSTINGELGLGGIEEEHILEPRPLEWSLAHTVIEAALGDNHTLFLTKDGKVYSCGNNDYGQLGHSQPRKRPLVARFAELVENLEAHTIVHVACGATHSLALNNWGQVLSWGSDYHGQLGQQIGGENSQGTPRIIKALAAHTVVQIACGQRHSVALTNSGEILTWGANNFGQLGLGTMTAQEPLPTVVRSLSGVPMSHISCGANHTLVISKSGAVFGWGKNTKGQLGINDVDNKKFPQQLRTLRNLRVKYISCGEEFSMFLTSDGGVFTCGAGMYGQLGHGTSSNEILPRQVVELMGSVITQVSCGRQHSLALVPSRGRVYSFGIGGSGQLGLRKSSSAATPQVVLGPWCSPGGTPVVRKNDAPNIVVRRIFGGGDHCFVTVTKQNETTEVAYDCRDYNEQSQIVALSYSSVEDMVGLPEDAPVDQETLKYLEVVFKSQACLNASFLESGDQHYYCTSRHSGVDIQAAQDTFDLIARIENSSIKDLIFNEITDDLLGQLLPSPPDVEALRIYLTLPLYHEFNNPKHHMRLQKPFAAAVLRLKPQPGRVVAGWWSTMSVEYFERLVNIFKSVAMFVLRSQEIPEGKTAFYDASLVAMLDVLSLLNKLNHSVDGLKVPYDTFHLNELSECLDVRVDYLLWLGDPGSGKLFLCNYPFVFDAQAKTLLLETDQSLQMQNAMQNAAQQAVLALLYSPANIHSINQFLVLNVSRENIVRDALNELVNIDPSDLKKPLKIRFYGEEAEDAGGVRKEFFMLLLREILDPKYGMFREYSETRAIWFSEHSFEDAGVYFLIGMICGLAIYNFIIIDIPFPLALYKKLLGETIGLADLKGLSPVMANSLQQLLDYDRPDVQDVFALSFDITRDVWGEIQVTELKENGSNIPVTAENKQEYVQLYVDYIFNQSVKEQYKAFHNGFMKVCGGRVLKLFHSHELMAVVIGNENYDWHALEETAEYKDGYKSSDQTIRWFWEVIHEMSLADKKKFLLFLTGSDRIPIQGMRAIKIVLQPTNDDKFLPVAHTCFNLLDLPRYKTKERLRYKLMQAIQQTEGFSLV
- the LOC109598283 gene encoding probable E3 ubiquitin-protein ligase HERC4 isoform X3; this encodes MYAWGSTINGELGLGGIEEEHILEPRPLEWSLAHTVIEAALGDNHTLFLTKDGKVYSCGNNDYGQLGHSQPRKRPQLVENLEAHTIVHVACGATHSLALNNWGQVLSWGSDYHGQLGQQIGGENSQGTPRIIKALAAHTVVQIACGQRHSVALTNSGEILTWGANNFGQLGLGTMTAQEPLPTVVRSLSGVPMSHISCGANHTLVISKSGAVFGWGKNTKGQLGINDVDNKKFPQQLRTLRNLRVKYISCGEEFSMFLTSDGGVFTCGAGMYGQLGHGTSSNEILPRQVVELMGSVITQVSCGRQHSLALVPSRGRVYSFGIGGSGQLGLRKSSSAATPQVVLGPWCSPGGTPVVRKNDAPNIVVRRIFGGGDHCFVTVTKQNETTEVAYDCRDYNEQSQIVALSYSSVEDMVGLPEDAPVDQETLKYLEVVFKSQACLNASFLESGDQHYYCTSRHSGVDIQAAQDTFDLIARIENSSIKDLIFNEITDDLLGQLLPSPPDVEALRIYLTLPLYHEFNNPKHHMRLQKPFAAAVLRLKPQPGRVVAGWWSTMSVEYFERLVNIFKSVAMFVLRSQEIPEGKTAFYDASLVAMLDVLSLLNKLNHSVDGLKVPYDTFHLNELSECLDVRVDYLLWLGDPGSGKLFLCNYPFVFDAQAKTLLLETDQSLQMQNAMQNAAQQAVLALLYSPANIHSINQFLVLNVSRENIVRDALNELVNIDPSDLKKPLKIRFYGEEAEDAGGVRKEFFMLLLREILDPKYGMFREYSETRAIWFSEHSFEDAGVYFLIGMICGLAIYNFIIIDIPFPLALYKKLLGETIGLADLKGLSPVMANSLQQLLDYDRPDVQDVFALSFDITRDVWGEIQVTELKENGSNIPVTAENKQEYVQLYVDYIFNQSVKEQYKAFHNGFMKVCGGRVLKLFHSHELMAVVIGNENYDWHALEETAEYKDGYKSSDQTIRWFWEVIHEMSLADKKKFLLFLTGSDRIPIQGMRAIKIVLQPTNDDKFLPVAHTCFNLLDLPRYKTKERLRYKLMQAIQQTEGFSLV
- the LOC109598283 gene encoding probable E3 ubiquitin-protein ligase HERC4 isoform X2, which encodes MYAWGSTINGELGLGGIEEEHILEPRPLEWSLAHTVIEAALGDNHTLFLTKDGKVYSCGNNDYGQLGHSQPRKRPRMSLFKLVENLEAHTIVHVACGATHSLALNNWGQVLSWGSDYHGQLGQQIGGENSQGTPRIIKALAAHTVVQIACGQRHSVALTNSGEILTWGANNFGQLGLGTMTAQEPLPTVVRSLSGVPMSHISCGANHTLVISKSGAVFGWGKNTKGQLGINDVDNKKFPQQLRTLRNLRVKYISCGEEFSMFLTSDGGVFTCGAGMYGQLGHGTSSNEILPRQVVELMGSVITQVSCGRQHSLALVPSRGRVYSFGIGGSGQLGLRKSSSAATPQVVLGPWCSPGGTPVVRKNDAPNIVVRRIFGGGDHCFVTVTKQNETTEVAYDCRDYNEQSQIVALSYSSVEDMVGLPEDAPVDQETLKYLEVVFKSQACLNASFLESGDQHYYCTSRHSGVDIQAAQDTFDLIARIENSSIKDLIFNEITDDLLGQLLPSPPDVEALRIYLTLPLYHEFNNPKHHMRLQKPFAAAVLRLKPQPGRVVAGWWSTMSVEYFERLVNIFKSVAMFVLRSQEIPEGKTAFYDASLVAMLDVLSLLNKLNHSVDGLKVPYDTFHLNELSECLDVRVDYLLWLGDPGSGKLFLCNYPFVFDAQAKTLLLETDQSLQMQNAMQNAAQQAVLALLYSPANIHSINQFLVLNVSRENIVRDALNELVNIDPSDLKKPLKIRFYGEEAEDAGGVRKEFFMLLLREILDPKYGMFREYSETRAIWFSEHSFEDAGVYFLIGMICGLAIYNFIIIDIPFPLALYKKLLGETIGLADLKGLSPVMANSLQQLLDYDRPDVQDVFALSFDITRDVWGEIQVTELKENGSNIPVTAENKQEYVQLYVDYIFNQSVKEQYKAFHNGFMKVCGGRVLKLFHSHELMAVVIGNENYDWHALEETAEYKDGYKSSDQTIRWFWEVIHEMSLADKKKFLLFLTGSDRIPIQGMRAIKIVLQPTNDDKFLPVAHTCFNLLDLPRYKTKERLRYKLMQAIQQTEGFSLV
- the LOC109598286 gene encoding transcription initiation factor TFIID subunit 7 is translated as MSYKDDSPAELESQFILRLPAEAAKILREAIRNNSTLKDRLTIKIENDMRHGEVRVDQYVMSAKVVDLPTIVESLKTIDNKGFYKTADICQMLICRDEDDQTTDEDSPQKTKKKDPNKVEKKYLLPHGMTPPMKNVRKRRFRKTLKKKNVEAPEIEKEVKRLLRSDNDAVSVKWEVINEDDDNKVNKGTVIKKEPVEPVNQNVAEHDIFGGAVSDSDEEETHLNVMDLDENSQNTADDSHLSDSNSVMNNSAEVKQLTEFTSEMFREMQNSPTLMNEMDYYQHSTSSMTYSENISKGNIESRMDQIHKELEMLKAQQHQQETKIESVENLALRHRFQESLQQLLQKQLEKEQELYDLQELLKNYE